The DNA window TGTCTCATTTGTTGGCATTTTCCTACCAACGCTGCATAGTCAATCCCGGAGAGCCCGCTTTTTAAAGATTACATAAATACTTTTAGAAAAAATAATTCAAGCTTCACTTAATGTTTTTATTCAAGACTGATTTGTAATTAGATACTCGGATAAGATAGTTGCAAGGGGAAACCCACATGGAGAATTGAGCATTATGACTTCGTACCAAAACTTACAAACTATTTGTCCTGAAACGTCTTTGACTGCGGCTAACGCTGCTGAGTTTAGCCAGTTATTAACGCAGACAATTAGAGAGAGTGAAGTTAATAAAATCTTAATCAACCTGAAAAAAGTTGAATTGGTGGATAGTGCCGCTGTTGTTGCCCTTGTGAAAGCAACTCGTCTAGCAAAGTCTCAAGGCAAAGATTTGGGTTTAGTTTCTGTGAATTCTCAAGTGCGCATGGTACTAGAGCTCACTCAGCTTGATCGTTTTGTTCAGATTTATCGAGATGAAGCTGACTTTTTGGGCTATCGCTATGAATTGATGGCGGCGTAAGGTTTAGAAAGTCGAAAGCGCTGATCTGCATAGGACTCTCCGCTATAATTAGGGACTTGTGAGTTTCCTTAATTTGGCGGAGATATTTTTTGTGGTAGTTACTGTTTCTCGTCCCCAACCGGCTGATTACGAAGCGTTAATTACGACGGATGTTTTTAAACCTGCTCGTTATTTGGGTAATGAACTGGGGGCAGTGCATAAGCCTTGGGATAAAGCGGTGATTCGCTGGGTCTTAACTTATCCTGAGGTCTATGAGGTTGGTTCGTCGAATCTTGGTCACATTTTGCTCTACAACGTGATCAATGCTCAGCCTCGCCAGCTTTGTGATCGTACTTATCTTCCGGCAAAGGATCTTTGTGACAAGTTAAAGGAAAAGGATTACCCCTTATTTGCCCTAGAGTCCCGGCGATCGCTGCAAGAATTTGACATCTTAGGATTTAGCCTTAGTTATGAGCTGGGGGCAACGAATATTCTCGAAATGTTGTCTCTCGCGCAGATTCCCCTCACATGGCAAGAACGCGAGAACGGTGACTATCCCTTTATTTTTGCTGGGGGGCAGACAGCAACTTCCAACCCTGAACCCTATGCCGACTTTTTCGATTTTGTTGTGTTAGGTGACGGCGAAGAACTGTTGCCAGAGGTGGGTTTTATCCTCGAAGAAGCCAAGGTTAATGGTCTTAGCAAAGAAGAAACATTATTGGATTTGGCGCAGGTTCCCGGTGTTTATGTGCCGCGTTTCTATGAAATGGCGGCAGCCGATGGCTCGGTTCATCCGATCCGTGACGATGTGCCCAAACGGATTTTGCGACGGGTGGCCACGCCGATCCCGGCCTATTCCATTGGTCTTGTGCCTTTTGTGGAAACGGTGCACGATCGCCTGACAGTAGAGATTCGGCGGGGTTGTACACGGGGTTGTCGTTTTTGCCAACCGGGCATGTTAACGCGTCCTGCCACAGATGTGGAGCCGGAAAAGGTTGTAGACGCTATTGAAAAAGGCA is part of the [Limnothrix rosea] IAM M-220 genome and encodes:
- a CDS encoding STAS domain-containing protein, translated to MTSYQNLQTICPETSLTAANAAEFSQLLTQTIRESEVNKILINLKKVELVDSAAVVALVKATRLAKSQGKDLGLVSVNSQVRMVLELTQLDRFVQIYRDEADFLGYRYELMAA